From a single Osmerus eperlanus chromosome 8, fOsmEpe2.1, whole genome shotgun sequence genomic region:
- the il20ra gene encoding interleukin-20 receptor subunit alpha isoform X2 — MFQNNLICVFLFTTVQTAVSPRSSLPKPVDLTFTSVNLRNELRWRPGGEPPDHTHYSVDYAIYGDKEEGGGKRLRWRVAELCRGIARTWCDLTNETSDLEEGYFARVKATATNTSSNWTIIKRRFDPKHDTVLGPPLVSVKVQDTKAEVRLSGPMRWPVQNQTPQVPMSQIYPQMTFNLSVYHQDRNQMRHFLLLPSEPVEYEYPLLEYDTEYCFSAKADFLSLPLVCLASEWHCIHTHPDPVVGQMLRVLLGVVVPSVCLFLLLLTGWMLYRSVQGKEHKSPHTLEMSHLQTPPRTFSPETVNIMIFHVPTESTMEMPVAPKPAPLFPTLPTPPGQSNTLSLPYFPGQWPPRTLAPDAFWEDEVPEHTKEEVDYGLVGFTSEQDQGPSQGQYRSQDQGQSRGQGHGQGQAQSQGQSQGQYRSQDQGQGQGQSVEKPGEESISAGIHLEKDLHTGLFHIPLPGSPLGLERWREREGESKTLLPYAPQLGSRVWSSNAQQRQGSVWRLPPQSQERDGNSKGEESQPFLQARVNLLLSPAQTHSRVKEEEVTEEEGLEQEEEEEGGHCVDWSPETRKLHIPFLPLTWDKVEAEIGTENRMEGGMERGIDRWIGGGIEAEGALGQIDPGEILPSVMVRQASQESEPESDITNLQNTWSLQINMD, encoded by the exons ATGTTTCAAAATAATTTAATCTGTGTTTTCCTCTTCACCACCGTCCAGACTGCAG tCTCTCCCAGGTCCTCTCTCCCCAAGCCTGTGGACCTCACATTCACCTCCGTCAACCTCAGGAATGAGCTCCGATGGCGTCCAGGAGGGGAGCCCCCAGACCACACCCATTACTCTGTGGATTACGCCAT CTACGGTGAcaaggaggagggcggagggaaaCGATTGCGATGGAGGGTGGCGGAGCTGTGTAGGGGTATCGCCCGGACCTGGTGTGATCTGACCAATGAGACAAGTGACCTGGAGGAGGGCTACTTCGCCAGGGTCAAGGCAACGGCCACCAATACCTCCTCTAACTGGACCATCATCAAGAGGAGGTTTGACCCCAAACATGACA ctgtGTTGGGTCCACCGCTGGTGTCAGTGAAGGTCCAGGACACCAAGGCCGAAGTCCGGCTGAGCGGTCCGATGAGGTGGCCTGTCCAGAACCAGACCCCCCAAGTACCCATGAGCCAGATCTATCCCCAGATGACCTTTAACCTCTCTGTCTACCATCAGGACAGAAACCAGATG cgccacttcctcctcctcccttcagaGCCTGTTGAGTATGAGTATCCTCTGCTAGAGTATGACACAGAATACTGCTTCTCTGCCAAGGCTGACTTCTTATCACTTCCTCTGGTGTGTCTGGCTTCAGAGTggcactgcatacacacacacccag ACCCTGTGGTTGGTCAGATGCTgcgggtgctgctgggagttgtagtcccATCCGTCTGCCTCTTCCTGCTGCTCTTGACTGGCTGGATGCTATACCGTTCTGTGCAGGGCAAGGAGCATAAGAGTCCTCACactctg GAGATGTCCCATCTACAGACCCCCCCTCGTACCTTCAGCCCAGAGACAGTCAACATCATGATCTTCCATGTGCCTACTGAGAGCACCATGGAAATGCCAGTAGCCCCCAAGCCtgcccccctcttccccacccTGCCCACCCCACCTGGCCAGAGCAACACACTGTCTCTGCCCTACTTTCCAGGCCAGTGGCCTCCACGCACACTGGCCCCAGATGCATTCTGGGAGGATGAGGTTCCGGAGCACACAAAGGAAGAGGTGGACTATGGCCTTGTAGGGTTTACCTCAGAGCAGGACCAGGGCCCGAGTCAAGGTCAATACCGGAGTCAGGATCAAGGCCAGAGCCGAGGCCAGGGCCATGGTCAGGGTCAGGCACAGAGCCAGGGCCAGAGTCAGGGTCAGTACCGGAGTCAGGATCAAGGCCAAGGCCAGGGTCAGAGTGTAGAGAAGCCAGGCGAGGAGAGTATCAGCGCTGGGATACACCTGGAGAAAGACCTCCACACGGGACTCTTCCATATCCCCCTGCCTGGCTCTCCACTGGGgctggaaagatggagggagagagagggggagagtaaaACTCTTCTCCCCTATGCCCCCCAGCTGGGCTCTAGGGTATGGAGCTCAAATGCTCAACAACGGCAGGGCAGCGTCTGGAGATTGCCTCCTCAAAGCCAGGAGCGGGACGGGAACAGTAAAGGGGAGGAGTCACAACCCTTCCTGCAGGCCAGGGTCAACCTGTTACTGTCCCCAGCCCAGACACACAGTAGAGTCAAGGAGGAGGAAGTCACGGAGGAGGAAGGgttggagcaggaggaagaggaggagggaggacactgTGTTGACTGGAGCCCTGAGACTAGAAAGCTACATATCCCATTCCTCCCTTTGACCTGGGACAAAGTGGAGGCGGAGATAGGGACAGAgaacaggatggagggagggatggagagagggatagacagaTGGATCGGTGGAGGGATAGAGGCAGAGGGTGCTCTGGGACAGATCGACCCAGGAGAGATCCTCCCCAGTGTGATGGTGCGCCAGGCATCACAGGAGAGCGAGCCAGAGAGTGACATCACCAATCTCCAGAACACCTGGAGTCTCCAGATCAATATGGACTAA
- the il20ra gene encoding interleukin-20 receptor subunit alpha isoform X1, whose protein sequence is MFQNNLICVFLFTTVQTAAVSPRSSLPKPVDLTFTSVNLRNELRWRPGGEPPDHTHYSVDYAIYGDKEEGGGKRLRWRVAELCRGIARTWCDLTNETSDLEEGYFARVKATATNTSSNWTIIKRRFDPKHDTVLGPPLVSVKVQDTKAEVRLSGPMRWPVQNQTPQVPMSQIYPQMTFNLSVYHQDRNQMRHFLLLPSEPVEYEYPLLEYDTEYCFSAKADFLSLPLVCLASEWHCIHTHPDPVVGQMLRVLLGVVVPSVCLFLLLLTGWMLYRSVQGKEHKSPHTLEMSHLQTPPRTFSPETVNIMIFHVPTESTMEMPVAPKPAPLFPTLPTPPGQSNTLSLPYFPGQWPPRTLAPDAFWEDEVPEHTKEEVDYGLVGFTSEQDQGPSQGQYRSQDQGQSRGQGHGQGQAQSQGQSQGQYRSQDQGQGQGQSVEKPGEESISAGIHLEKDLHTGLFHIPLPGSPLGLERWREREGESKTLLPYAPQLGSRVWSSNAQQRQGSVWRLPPQSQERDGNSKGEESQPFLQARVNLLLSPAQTHSRVKEEEVTEEEGLEQEEEEEGGHCVDWSPETRKLHIPFLPLTWDKVEAEIGTENRMEGGMERGIDRWIGGGIEAEGALGQIDPGEILPSVMVRQASQESEPESDITNLQNTWSLQINMD, encoded by the exons ATGTTTCAAAATAATTTAATCTGTGTTTTCCTCTTCACCACCGTCCAGACTGCAG cagtCTCTCCCAGGTCCTCTCTCCCCAAGCCTGTGGACCTCACATTCACCTCCGTCAACCTCAGGAATGAGCTCCGATGGCGTCCAGGAGGGGAGCCCCCAGACCACACCCATTACTCTGTGGATTACGCCAT CTACGGTGAcaaggaggagggcggagggaaaCGATTGCGATGGAGGGTGGCGGAGCTGTGTAGGGGTATCGCCCGGACCTGGTGTGATCTGACCAATGAGACAAGTGACCTGGAGGAGGGCTACTTCGCCAGGGTCAAGGCAACGGCCACCAATACCTCCTCTAACTGGACCATCATCAAGAGGAGGTTTGACCCCAAACATGACA ctgtGTTGGGTCCACCGCTGGTGTCAGTGAAGGTCCAGGACACCAAGGCCGAAGTCCGGCTGAGCGGTCCGATGAGGTGGCCTGTCCAGAACCAGACCCCCCAAGTACCCATGAGCCAGATCTATCCCCAGATGACCTTTAACCTCTCTGTCTACCATCAGGACAGAAACCAGATG cgccacttcctcctcctcccttcagaGCCTGTTGAGTATGAGTATCCTCTGCTAGAGTATGACACAGAATACTGCTTCTCTGCCAAGGCTGACTTCTTATCACTTCCTCTGGTGTGTCTGGCTTCAGAGTggcactgcatacacacacacccag ACCCTGTGGTTGGTCAGATGCTgcgggtgctgctgggagttgtagtcccATCCGTCTGCCTCTTCCTGCTGCTCTTGACTGGCTGGATGCTATACCGTTCTGTGCAGGGCAAGGAGCATAAGAGTCCTCACactctg GAGATGTCCCATCTACAGACCCCCCCTCGTACCTTCAGCCCAGAGACAGTCAACATCATGATCTTCCATGTGCCTACTGAGAGCACCATGGAAATGCCAGTAGCCCCCAAGCCtgcccccctcttccccacccTGCCCACCCCACCTGGCCAGAGCAACACACTGTCTCTGCCCTACTTTCCAGGCCAGTGGCCTCCACGCACACTGGCCCCAGATGCATTCTGGGAGGATGAGGTTCCGGAGCACACAAAGGAAGAGGTGGACTATGGCCTTGTAGGGTTTACCTCAGAGCAGGACCAGGGCCCGAGTCAAGGTCAATACCGGAGTCAGGATCAAGGCCAGAGCCGAGGCCAGGGCCATGGTCAGGGTCAGGCACAGAGCCAGGGCCAGAGTCAGGGTCAGTACCGGAGTCAGGATCAAGGCCAAGGCCAGGGTCAGAGTGTAGAGAAGCCAGGCGAGGAGAGTATCAGCGCTGGGATACACCTGGAGAAAGACCTCCACACGGGACTCTTCCATATCCCCCTGCCTGGCTCTCCACTGGGgctggaaagatggagggagagagagggggagagtaaaACTCTTCTCCCCTATGCCCCCCAGCTGGGCTCTAGGGTATGGAGCTCAAATGCTCAACAACGGCAGGGCAGCGTCTGGAGATTGCCTCCTCAAAGCCAGGAGCGGGACGGGAACAGTAAAGGGGAGGAGTCACAACCCTTCCTGCAGGCCAGGGTCAACCTGTTACTGTCCCCAGCCCAGACACACAGTAGAGTCAAGGAGGAGGAAGTCACGGAGGAGGAAGGgttggagcaggaggaagaggaggagggaggacactgTGTTGACTGGAGCCCTGAGACTAGAAAGCTACATATCCCATTCCTCCCTTTGACCTGGGACAAAGTGGAGGCGGAGATAGGGACAGAgaacaggatggagggagggatggagagagggatagacagaTGGATCGGTGGAGGGATAGAGGCAGAGGGTGCTCTGGGACAGATCGACCCAGGAGAGATCCTCCCCAGTGTGATGGTGCGCCAGGCATCACAGGAGAGCGAGCCAGAGAGTGACATCACCAATCTCCAGAACACCTGGAGTCTCCAGATCAATATGGACTAA